The Euphorbia lathyris chromosome 3, ddEupLath1.1, whole genome shotgun sequence genome contains a region encoding:
- the LOC136222832 gene encoding CENP-B homolog protein 2-like, with amino-acid sequence MTWLENIHGLKVSQAAVSKTLKCSKDILQEEVVLNPNAKHQKMVKYPAMESALYEWFICHQEHVNMSGELLKEKGNYFLKELCPAATSFVFSNGWLEKFKQRHAIRSFRRFGESGSVDMKKIEAVLPKIKEKLDKWSLKDIYNMDETGLFYRMQADNSLATKQLEGRKQNKERITIAICCNADGSDKLPLWIIGKFLNPRCFKNNNRDSLNCKYQANSNAWMTFLIFNEWLQWFDNRMDRNVLLILDNCTAHGKKENFPPLRHTTVMFLPPNCTSKIQPCDAGIIRNFKGYYRQRFNRQLLKRIEDRVLEPAKISVLDGILNVVIAWSNDVKPQTIANCFKHCQIRTPDVDEGQIAKVMEEENKRLITNLEEQIKELNYHNRMDINEFLDHPSEQQVTYTLSEEEIVAAIQNDQEDNPADDDSVEIENVTCQEAFNVLERLETFWIQQEGVHASELLRTRKFKDLVANIKTKSMCQSTLDKYFLNNNN; translated from the coding sequence ATGACATGGTTGGAAAATATTCATGGTCTCAAAGTATCACAAGCAGCAGTATCCAAGACACTTAAATGTTCTAAAGATATACTCCAAGAAGAAGTGGTCTTGAACCCAAATGCAAAACATCAAAAAATGGTGAAGTATCCAGCTATGGAATCAGCTCTTTATGAGTGGTTTATATGCCATCAAGAGCATGTCAATATGAGTGGGGAATTATTAAAAGAGAAAGGGAATTATTTTCTAAAGGAATTATGTCCTGCGGCTACCTCATTTGTATTTTCAAATGGATGGCTAGAGAAGTTCAAGCAACGACATGCAATTCGTTCCTTTCGACGTTTTGGAGAGAGCGGTTCGGTTGACATGAAGAAAATTGAAGCTGTTTTgccaaaaataaaagagaaattgGACAAATGGTCTTTGAAAGACATTTACAACATGGATGAAACTGGCCTATTTTATCGCATGCAAGCTGATAACTCTCTTGCAACAAAACAATTGGAGGGCCGAAAGCAGAATAAAGAGAGGATTACAATTGCTATTTGTTGCAATGCCGATGGGTCTGACAAACTTCCACTTTGGATCATCGGTAAGTTTTTAAATCCAAGATGCTTCAAGAATAATAATCGTGATAGTCTCAACTGCAAGTATCAAGCAAATTCAAATGCATGgatgacatttttaatttttaatgaaTGGCTTCAATGGTTTGACAATCGAATGGATAGGAATGTTTTACTTATTTTGGATAATTGTACTGCACATGGAAAAAAAGAGAATTTTCCCCCACTTCGTCATACAACTGTGATGTTCTTGCCACCAAATTGCACTTCCAAAATCCAACCATGTGATGCGGGTATTATTAGAAATTTCAAAGGTTATTACCGCCAGCGATTTAACCGCCAACTTTTGAAAAGAATTGAAGATCGTGTTTTGGAACCAGCAAAGATAAGTGTCCTTGATGGAATTCTAAATGTCGTTATTGCATGGTCAAATGATGTGAAGCCACAAACAATTGCCAATTGTTTTAAGCATTGTCAAATTAGGACTCCTGATGTTGATGAAGGACAAATTGCCAAGGTGATGGAAGAGGAAAATAAAAGGCTCATTACAAACTTGGAGGAACAGATTAAAGAACTTAACTATCATAATAGAATGGATATTAATGAATTTCTTGATCATCCAAGTGAGCAACAAGTTACATATACTTTAAGTGAAGAAGAAATTGTTGCTGCAATACAAAATGACCAAGAAGATAATCCTGCAGATGATGATAGTGTAGAAATAGAAAATGTTACATGCCAAGAAGCTTTCAATGTTCTTGAAAGGTTAGAAACATTTTGGATTCAACAAGAAGGTGTTCATGCAAGTGAGTTACTAAGGACTCGCAAGTTCAAAGATTTAGTAGCaaatataaaaactaaatcaaTGTGCCAATCAACTTTAGATAAATATTTtctgaataataataattag